One region of Deinococcus fonticola genomic DNA includes:
- a CDS encoding extracellular solute-binding protein, with translation MKKAILLLGLTLTSTSLAQQSLTIYSGRAKTFVEPVVQQFQQQTGIKVNVRYGTDAQLVAALQEEGSRSPADIFWGNSVGALGELSDSKKFAKLSTSLYRGVSDDYAPSSKDWLPTTVRFRVLAYNNTKLKPADLPDSVLDLPKKTNLKGRIGWTVSYPSFQDFLAGMIAKHGEATTRAWLEGMKALQPRDYKTSNVGMLEAIRAGEIDVGLTNHYYIQRVNRLSYPIDTHFFKAGDIGNLGNATGAAILSSSKNRAAATRFLQALTGKDAQTFFLSVNFEYPVIGNILQPTTMLPYNDVVKRSPKVEPSVLPKNIEKAQKLLRDAGLL, from the coding sequence ATGAAGAAAGCTATCCTCCTGCTCGGCCTTACCCTCACCAGCACCAGCCTCGCGCAGCAAAGCCTCACCATCTACTCGGGCCGCGCCAAGACCTTCGTGGAACCGGTTGTCCAGCAGTTCCAGCAGCAGACCGGCATTAAAGTCAACGTCCGCTACGGCACCGACGCGCAACTGGTCGCGGCCCTGCAGGAGGAAGGCAGCCGCAGTCCCGCCGACATCTTCTGGGGCAACAGCGTCGGCGCCCTCGGTGAACTCAGCGACAGCAAAAAATTCGCCAAACTGAGCACCAGCCTGTACCGGGGCGTCAGTGACGACTACGCGCCCAGCAGCAAAGACTGGCTCCCCACCACCGTCCGTTTCCGCGTCCTCGCGTACAACAACACCAAACTGAAACCGGCGGACCTGCCCGACAGCGTTCTCGACCTGCCCAAGAAAACCAACCTGAAAGGCCGTATCGGCTGGACGGTCAGCTACCCCAGCTTCCAGGATTTCCTGGCCGGCATGATCGCCAAGCACGGCGAAGCCACCACCAGGGCGTGGCTGGAAGGCATGAAGGCCCTGCAACCCCGCGACTACAAGACCAGCAACGTCGGGATGCTCGAAGCCATTCGCGCCGGAGAAATCGACGTGGGCCTGACCAACCACTACTACATCCAGCGCGTCAACCGCCTCAGCTACCCCATCGACACGCACTTTTTCAAGGCGGGCGACATCGGCAACCTCGGCAACGCCACCGGAGCCGCCATCCTGAGCAGCAGCAAGAACCGCGCCGCCGCCACCCGCTTCCTGCAGGCCCTGACCGGCAAGGACGCCCAGACTTTCTTCCTCAGCGTCAACTTCGAGTACCCGGTCATCGGGAATATCCTGCAGCCCACCACCATGCTGCCCTACAACGACGTGGTGAAACGCAGCCCCAAAGTCGAGCCCTCGGTGCTTCCCAAAAACATCGAAAAAGCCCAGAAGCTCCTGCGCGACGCCGGACTGCTGTAA
- a CDS encoding phage holin family protein, with product MEERKTMGSALVDVFDAGVVLVKSEINAVGKKVGDVAKAKGVGVALMLAAAGPIILGLIFLILAVFYLLSLWLPAWGAALVIALLSFALAGALIAFAMQKLSAHVDTEMPRHPVPLSKAESSVPATPAAPVGAAIAAGTAATAAEKHPEAVYVKDMRFPSDDVIGHSASSVERANHTVYESKPSGEAQYYGSGLNKKLNDGHADPELHNPVTLKDTPGISVSTKPTYPEDMRKEGY from the coding sequence ATGGAAGAACGTAAAACCATGGGGAGCGCACTGGTCGATGTTTTCGACGCCGGCGTGGTGCTTGTCAAATCCGAGATCAACGCCGTCGGTAAGAAGGTCGGTGACGTCGCCAAGGCCAAAGGGGTGGGCGTGGCCCTGATGCTGGCTGCCGCCGGCCCCATTATTCTGGGCCTGATTTTCCTGATTCTGGCGGTGTTTTATCTGCTGAGCCTGTGGCTGCCGGCCTGGGGCGCGGCGCTGGTCATCGCCTTGCTGAGCTTCGCGCTGGCGGGCGCTCTGATCGCCTTTGCCATGCAGAAACTCAGCGCCCACGTGGACACTGAAATGCCCCGCCACCCGGTGCCGCTCAGCAAAGCGGAGAGCAGCGTTCCGGCCACGCCCGCTGCGCCGGTGGGGGCAGCCATCGCCGCTGGAACGGCCGCGACCGCCGCCGAAAAGCACCCGGAGGCGGTGTACGTGAAGGACATGCGCTTTCCCAGCGATGACGTGATCGGTCATTCTGCTTCCAGCGTGGAACGCGCCAACCACACCGTATACGAAAGCAAACCCAGCGGCGAGGCGCAGTATTACGGCAGCGGTCTGAACAAGAAGCTGAACGACGGGCACGCCGACCCCGAGTTGCACAACCCGGTGACGCTCAAGGATACCCCGGGCATCAGCGTGAGCACCAAGCCCACCTACCCGGAAGACATGCGCAAGGAGGGGTACTGA
- a CDS encoding Fur family transcriptional regulator, translating into MTATRSTRQRDVIARVITQAAGPLAVSEVLAQARADLPTLGLATVYRTLKLLTEQHRIHPVILDGETLYEASGRGHHHHFSCTVCGRVFTLHTCPVALPSGTVYPGGFVVEAHEVTLYGRCPQCASQAGQPLSG; encoded by the coding sequence ATGACCGCCACCCGCAGCACCCGCCAGCGCGACGTGATTGCCCGCGTCATCACGCAGGCCGCCGGGCCGCTCGCGGTCAGCGAGGTGCTGGCGCAGGCGCGCGCCGACCTGCCTACCCTGGGCCTGGCCACGGTGTACCGCACCCTGAAGCTACTGACCGAGCAGCACCGCATTCACCCCGTTATCCTGGACGGCGAGACGCTGTATGAGGCGTCCGGGCGCGGCCACCACCATCACTTCAGTTGCACAGTGTGCGGGCGCGTGTTCACGCTGCACACCTGCCCGGTGGCCCTGCCCAGCGGCACGGTCTATCCCGGCGGCTTCGTGGTGGAGGCCCACGAGGTCACGCTGTACGGCCGGTGCCCGCAGTGTGCCAGCCAGGCAGGTCAGCCGCTCAGCGGTTGA
- a CDS encoding O-acetylhomoserine aminocarboxypropyltransferase/cysteine synthase family protein, with product MLNTPKFETLQVHAGQKPDPTTGSQAVPIYPTNSYVFPTAEHAADLFALRAFGNIYSRIMNPTNAVFEDRVAALEGGVGALSVASGHAAQFLAITNIAQAGDNIVSTPNLYGGTHNQFRVTLKRLGIEVRFTGKDERPEEFAALIDENTRAVYLETIGNPALNIPDFGAIAAAAHAQGVAVIVDNTFGAGGFYCQPLRHGANIVTHSASKWIGGHGNGIGGVIVDGGNFDWGNGRYPLMTEPSPSYHGLNFWETFGEGNPLGLPNIAFLIRARTEGLRDFGMTLAPQQAWQFIQGLETLSLRAERQAQNALSLATWLAGHPDVSRVTYPGLSNHPHYDRAESYLPRGAGAVLTFELKGGRKAGEAFIGAVKLAEHVANVGDTRTLVIHPASTTHSQLDEGAQTSAGVTPGLIRVSLGIEHIDDIKDDFAQALNAPEQESTEESIPQEASVGGNA from the coding sequence ATGCTCAATACGCCGAAATTTGAAACGCTGCAAGTTCACGCCGGTCAGAAGCCCGACCCCACCACGGGCTCGCAGGCTGTTCCCATCTACCCCACCAACAGTTACGTGTTTCCCACAGCCGAACACGCCGCCGACCTCTTTGCCCTGCGCGCCTTCGGCAATATCTACAGCCGCATCATGAACCCCACCAACGCCGTGTTCGAGGATCGCGTGGCTGCGCTGGAAGGCGGTGTGGGCGCCCTGTCGGTGGCGAGCGGTCACGCGGCGCAGTTCCTGGCGATCACCAACATCGCGCAGGCGGGCGACAACATCGTGTCCACACCCAACCTGTACGGCGGCACGCACAACCAGTTCCGCGTAACGCTGAAGCGGTTGGGGATCGAGGTGCGCTTTACCGGCAAGGACGAGCGCCCGGAAGAATTCGCCGCACTGATCGACGAGAACACGCGGGCCGTGTACCTGGAAACGATCGGTAACCCGGCGCTGAACATCCCGGATTTCGGGGCAATTGCCGCGGCGGCCCACGCGCAGGGGGTGGCCGTCATCGTGGACAATACCTTCGGCGCGGGTGGGTTCTACTGCCAGCCGCTCCGGCACGGCGCCAATATCGTGACACACAGCGCCAGCAAATGGATCGGTGGGCACGGCAACGGCATCGGCGGCGTCATTGTGGACGGCGGGAACTTCGACTGGGGCAACGGGCGTTACCCGCTCATGACCGAACCCTCGCCCAGTTACCACGGCCTGAACTTCTGGGAAACCTTCGGCGAGGGCAACCCGCTGGGCCTGCCGAACATCGCCTTTCTTATCCGGGCGCGAACCGAAGGGCTGCGAGACTTCGGCATGACGCTGGCCCCGCAGCAGGCCTGGCAGTTCATTCAGGGCCTGGAAACGCTGAGCCTGCGGGCTGAACGGCAGGCTCAGAATGCGCTGAGTCTCGCCACCTGGCTGGCCGGCCACCCGGACGTGAGCCGCGTGACCTACCCCGGCCTGAGCAACCACCCGCATTACGACCGGGCGGAGTCGTACCTTCCGCGCGGGGCAGGCGCGGTGCTGACCTTCGAGTTGAAGGGTGGGCGAAAAGCCGGCGAGGCATTCATCGGGGCCGTGAAGCTGGCCGAGCACGTCGCCAACGTGGGGGACACGCGCACGCTGGTCATTCACCCGGCCAGCACCACCCACAGTCAGCTGGACGAGGGGGCGCAGACGTCCGCCGGCGTCACGCCCGGCCTGATTCGTGTGTCGCTGGGCATCGAGCACATCGACGACATCAAGGACGACTTCGCGCAGGCGCTGAATGCCCCGGAACAAGAGAGCACCGAAGAAAGCATCCCACAAGAGGCCAGTGTGGGGGGAAACGCGTGA
- a CDS encoding homoserine O-acetyltransferase family protein, translating to MQAAPPRHLQSEAEPERCSAQQTVTLFRHEPLLLDCGQPVCDVRVAYHTYGEAREHATLVLHALTGNSAVHEWWPDFLGAGKPFDPDTDFVVCSNVLGGCAGSTGPSELPTLSGQRVKLTLRDMARVGRALLEHLGVKKVRVIGASMGGMLAYAWLLECPDLVERAVIIGAPARHSPWAIGLGTAQRSAIQAAPGGEGLKIARQIAMLSYRSHQSFQQTQAGQRVPGVPAITSYLEYQGEKLLARFCEKTYVALTEAMDAFQPSDAELRGIQVPVLSIGISSDVLYPASEVKAHAALLPHSTYWELDSIHGHDAFLMDAQDLPERVWDFLHA from the coding sequence ATGCAGGCCGCTCCGCCCCGCCACCTCCAGAGTGAAGCTGAACCGGAACGATGTTCCGCGCAGCAGACGGTCACGCTTTTCCGGCACGAGCCGCTGCTGCTGGACTGCGGTCAGCCCGTGTGCGACGTGCGCGTGGCGTACCACACCTACGGCGAGGCCCGCGAACACGCCACGCTGGTCTTGCACGCCCTGACCGGCAACAGCGCCGTGCACGAGTGGTGGCCGGACTTCCTGGGCGCCGGCAAACCCTTTGACCCGGACACCGATTTTGTGGTGTGCAGCAACGTGCTGGGTGGGTGCGCGGGCAGCACCGGCCCCAGTGAACTGCCCACCCTGTCGGGGCAGCGCGTCAAGCTGACGCTGCGCGACATGGCCCGCGTGGGCCGCGCCCTGCTGGAGCACCTGGGCGTGAAGAAAGTGCGCGTGATCGGCGCCAGCATGGGCGGCATGCTGGCCTACGCCTGGCTGCTGGAATGCCCCGATCTGGTCGAGCGGGCGGTGATTATCGGGGCGCCCGCCCGCCACAGTCCCTGGGCCATCGGGCTTGGCACCGCGCAGCGCAGCGCCATCCAGGCCGCGCCGGGCGGAGAAGGCCTGAAGATTGCCCGGCAGATCGCCATGCTCAGTTACCGCAGCCACCAGAGTTTCCAGCAGACGCAGGCCGGGCAGCGCGTTCCTGGCGTGCCCGCCATAACCAGTTATCTGGAGTACCAGGGCGAGAAACTGCTGGCCCGCTTCTGCGAAAAGACCTACGTGGCCCTGACGGAAGCGATGGACGCCTTTCAGCCCAGCGACGCCGAGTTGCGCGGCATTCAGGTGCCCGTGCTGAGCATCGGCATCAGCAGTGACGTGCTGTACCCCGCCAGCGAGGTCAAGGCGCATGCCGCCCTGCTGCCGCACAGCACCTACTGGGAACTCGACAGCATTCACGGCCACGACGCCTTTCTGATGGACGCGCAGGACTTGCCCGAGCGTGTCTGGGACTTTCTGCACGCCTGA
- a CDS encoding arsenate reductase ArsC, translating to MTRVLILCTHNSARSQMAEALLRDAAGRLGLLLDVHSAGTEATRVKDDAKTVVAELGLSLDGHSSKTLWEVPDAQNFDYVITVCDSAAEACPVYPGKTARLHYPFVDPSGGSLERWRAVRDAQRRQFEAFAQALRDGREVPSSYADSPAVNVP from the coding sequence ATGACCCGCGTGCTGATCCTCTGCACCCACAATTCCGCCCGCTCCCAGATGGCCGAGGCCCTGCTGCGTGACGCTGCCGGACGCCTTGGGCTGCTGCTGGACGTGCATTCGGCGGGCACCGAGGCAACACGGGTGAAGGACGATGCGAAAACGGTGGTCGCGGAACTGGGCCTGTCGCTGGACGGTCACAGCAGCAAGACGCTGTGGGAGGTGCCGGACGCGCAAAATTTCGATTACGTGATCACCGTGTGCGACTCGGCGGCGGAAGCCTGCCCGGTGTACCCCGGCAAGACCGCGCGCCTGCATTACCCCTTCGTTGACCCGTCGGGCGGCAGTCTGGAACGCTGGCGGGCGGTGCGTGACGCGCAGCGGCGGCAGTTTGAAGCCTTCGCGCAGGCACTGAGGGACGGGCGCGAGGTGCCTTCCAGCTATGCGGACAGTCCCGCCGTGAACGTGCCCTGA
- a CDS encoding HAD family hydrolase — translation MLIFDLDGTISDPLPGIAQAINHALSEFGFPTLPEQDVAPFVGPPLDGTFLQLTGAGHPEVLELIATYRECYRDSCLQNTVYGGVPETLAALSSAGVRMGICTSKRADFAERILSHLGLRPHFEFVSGGDIGIHKWQQLEALQAAGTLQPHAMMIGDRAVDIEAGRRNGLRTGGVLWGFGSRAELEEAAPDVMFTQPDEWLEIKPS, via the coding sequence ATGCTCATTTTTGACCTGGACGGCACCATCAGCGACCCGCTGCCCGGCATAGCGCAGGCCATCAACCACGCCCTGAGCGAGTTCGGGTTTCCCACGCTGCCGGAACAGGACGTGGCCCCGTTCGTTGGCCCGCCGCTGGACGGCACGTTCCTTCAGCTGACCGGCGCCGGGCACCCGGAGGTGCTGGAACTGATCGCCACCTACCGCGAGTGCTACCGCGACAGTTGCCTTCAGAACACCGTGTACGGCGGCGTGCCGGAAACGCTGGCGGCCCTGAGCAGCGCGGGCGTTCGCATGGGCATCTGCACCTCCAAACGCGCCGACTTTGCCGAGCGCATCCTGAGCCACCTGGGGTTGCGGCCGCACTTCGAGTTCGTCAGCGGCGGTGACATCGGCATTCACAAATGGCAGCAACTGGAGGCCTTACAGGCGGCCGGGACGCTGCAGCCCCACGCCATGATGATCGGTGACCGCGCCGTGGACATCGAAGCCGGGAGACGCAACGGCCTGCGCACGGGCGGGGTGCTGTGGGGCTTCGGCAGCCGCGCAGAACTGGAAGAAGCCGCCCCCGACGTGATGTTCACGCAGCCGGACGAGTGGCTGGAGATCAAGCCGAGTTAA
- a CDS encoding tRNA-binding protein, translated as MASDLKPTVDFGETFGKLDIRLGKVLSAELEPSAPKKSYRLNIDFGKYGVRTSVGRFTGHPPEELIGRQVMGVLNLAPRQIGDVQSDVLVLGIQFRGAESGEATPVTPMTEGKLGSKLF; from the coding sequence ATGGCAAGTGACCTGAAACCCACCGTGGATTTTGGCGAGACGTTCGGCAAACTGGACATTCGACTGGGCAAGGTGCTCAGTGCGGAACTGGAGCCCAGCGCCCCGAAAAAATCGTACCGCCTGAACATCGATTTCGGGAAGTATGGCGTTCGCACCAGCGTGGGCCGCTTCACGGGGCACCCCCCGGAGGAACTGATCGGCAGGCAGGTGATGGGCGTCCTGAACCTTGCCCCACGCCAGATCGGGGACGTGCAAAGCGACGTGCTGGTGCTGGGCATTCAGTTCAGAGGCGCAGAGAGCGGCGAGGCCACACCCGTGACGCCCATGACCGAAGGCAAGCTGGGCAGCAAACTGTTCTGA
- a CDS encoding NAD(P)H-dependent flavin oxidoreductase, with protein MSLMERLGLRNPIVLAPMAGGASTPALVAAVSNAGGLGSLGAAYLTPQQIVEAGREVRELTDRPFAINLFALQALPELSETELALAIDELAPLHAALELPTPSLPAQVQEDFQEQLEAVL; from the coding sequence ATGAGCCTGATGGAGCGCCTGGGCTTGAGGAACCCCATCGTGCTGGCGCCGATGGCGGGCGGCGCAAGTACGCCGGCACTGGTGGCCGCCGTGTCGAATGCGGGTGGGCTGGGGTCGCTGGGCGCGGCTTACCTGACGCCGCAACAGATCGTGGAGGCAGGCCGTGAAGTGCGCGAGTTGACGGACAGGCCCTTCGCCATCAACCTGTTCGCTCTGCAGGCCCTGCCGGAGCTGAGCGAAACGGAACTGGCCCTTGCCATCGATGAACTGGCGCCCCTTCATGCGGCGCTGGAATTGCCCACACCGTCCCTGCCGGCACAGGTACAGGAGGACTTTCAGGAGCAGCTGGAAGCCGTGCTGTAG
- a CDS encoding nitronate monooxygenase, protein MQDDLADTLELVRATRENTRLPLIAAGGLMTRQHVKNALAAGAGLAQCGTAFLRAHEAGTSAPYRQTLAVADAGDTTLTTSFSGRPARGLKNLMIEQVRQPLPYPYQNALTRALRAAATRQGRP, encoded by the coding sequence ATGCAGGATGATCTGGCGGACACACTGGAACTGGTGCGGGCCACGCGCGAGAACACCCGCCTTCCGTTGATCGCGGCCGGCGGCCTGATGACGCGCCAGCACGTAAAAAATGCCCTGGCCGCCGGAGCCGGTCTGGCGCAGTGTGGCACGGCCTTCCTGCGGGCGCACGAGGCGGGAACGTCGGCCCCCTACCGTCAGACCCTGGCCGTGGCCGACGCGGGCGACACCACCCTGACGACCAGTTTCAGTGGTCGGCCCGCCCGTGGGTTAAAGAACCTGATGATCGAGCAGGTCAGGCAACCCCTCCCCTACCCGTACCAGAACGCCCTGACCCGTGCCCTGCGGGCGGCGGCCACCCGGCAGGGCCGGCCCTAA
- a CDS encoding ACT domain-containing protein, translated as MSLTLSVLPGEYAVSRLYPGHPVPSWALQGEFWTVSHTADELSVVCLAAFVPDGVQTQKGWAALKLHGPFEFTLTGVLASVLNPLKDAGIGIFAVSTFDTDYVLVAQGQLAQATAALHEAGLQVMDLA; from the coding sequence ATGAGCCTGACCCTTTCGGTGTTGCCTGGCGAATACGCCGTCTCGCGCCTGTACCCTGGCCACCCGGTTCCCAGCTGGGCGCTGCAAGGGGAATTCTGGACGGTCAGCCACACCGCCGATGAACTGTCGGTGGTCTGCCTCGCCGCATTCGTTCCGGACGGCGTGCAGACGCAGAAGGGCTGGGCGGCGCTGAAACTGCACGGGCCGTTCGAGTTCACGCTGACGGGCGTGCTGGCCAGTGTGCTGAATCCGCTGAAAGACGCGGGAATCGGTATTTTTGCGGTGTCCACCTTCGACACGGATTACGTGCTGGTGGCGCAGGGGCAACTGGCGCAGGCCACCGCAGCCCTGCATGAGGCGGGCCTTCAGGTCATGGATCTGGCGTAA
- a CDS encoding S1C family serine protease — MTNFSDFSSGLADVVERTAQGVVTVLAPRPVSGTVVGEGLILTAAHVLHADEVQVVTPDGRTLTASVAGRDPASDLALLKAEGLNVAPLSNGQETRVGELLVAVGRPPHGVQATLGLYNRPQRGWLIDSATPFRGVSGGALVDARGSLVGVLNAGAGFSRGTLLAVPAERALKVAQMLGTAGRVARGFLGITTQPVHFPETREQAEENAGIDGDPRGEWRGRGPGRAGPGGRGRGPWSPEPHGHAGHGRGGWGGRGRHFEASMGHPMRGMGRPGGRFGLTIVSVEAGSPAAQAGLKVGDVLLALEGQAVRHPQELLRTVHDRAGDQLTARILRGGEEQDITLSIGER, encoded by the coding sequence ATGACGAATTTTTCTGATTTTTCGAGTGGCCTGGCAGATGTGGTGGAACGTACCGCGCAGGGTGTGGTGACGGTGCTGGCCCCCCGCCCGGTAAGTGGCACCGTCGTGGGTGAGGGCCTGATCTTGACGGCCGCGCACGTCCTACACGCGGACGAGGTGCAGGTGGTCACCCCCGATGGCCGCACCCTGACGGCCAGCGTGGCGGGCCGTGACCCCGCCAGCGACCTGGCCCTTCTGAAGGCCGAGGGCCTGAACGTGGCGCCCCTCAGCAACGGCCAGGAAACGCGGGTCGGTGAATTGCTGGTGGCCGTGGGCCGCCCGCCGCACGGCGTTCAGGCCACGCTGGGCCTTTACAACCGTCCGCAACGCGGCTGGCTGATCGACAGCGCCACGCCGTTTCGGGGCGTGAGCGGCGGCGCACTGGTCGACGCGCGGGGCAGTCTGGTCGGCGTGCTGAACGCGGGCGCTGGATTCTCGCGCGGCACCCTGCTGGCGGTGCCGGCCGAACGCGCCCTGAAGGTGGCGCAGATGCTGGGCACGGCGGGCCGCGTGGCCCGGGGATTTCTGGGCATTACCACACAGCCCGTCCACTTCCCCGAAACGCGCGAGCAGGCCGAGGAAAACGCCGGGATTGACGGTGACCCGCGTGGGGAATGGCGCGGTCGCGGCCCTGGACGGGCTGGCCCGGGCGGGCGTGGCCGTGGCCCCTGGAGTCCGGAACCCCACGGGCACGCGGGGCACGGTCGCGGGGGCTGGGGAGGTCGTGGCCGGCACTTCGAGGCATCTATGGGCCACCCCATGCGGGGTATGGGCCGGCCAGGCGGCCGGTTTGGGCTGACCATCGTCAGCGTCGAGGCTGGCAGTCCCGCCGCGCAGGCGGGTCTGAAGGTGGGGGACGTGCTGCTGGCGCTGGAGGGTCAGGCCGTGCGTCACCCGCAGGAGTTGCTGCGAACCGTGCATGACCGCGCCGGGGATCAGCTGACGGCCCGGATTCTGCGTGGTGGTGAGGAACAGGACATCACCCTGAGCATAGGTGAGCGCTGA